In the Dioscorea cayenensis subsp. rotundata cultivar TDr96_F1 chromosome 12, TDr96_F1_v2_PseudoChromosome.rev07_lg8_w22 25.fasta, whole genome shotgun sequence genome, one interval contains:
- the LOC120273222 gene encoding uncharacterized protein LOC120273222, whose amino-acid sequence MSRQEDAGESALAMMGDVARNLHDVDIVILLIIMNGHFHVVVLDNEMQEYMHHTSVVSKEYDRDAGEMRRLFDRCVDMDLDESTTANYPIVHDTNTPRQKRRSVDCAVYIIRFIEQLLDGEKLRVPQADVPYLRLKYVTGILKEGSAAGITDKGDSPTWAKKD is encoded by the exons ATGTCCAGACAGGAGGATGCAGGTGAATCAGCTCTTGCTATGATGGGAGATGTCGCGCGtaacttgcatgatgttgacatagtCATCCTTCTAAtcatcatgaatggccacttccatgtggTCGTTCTTGATAACGAGATGCAGGAATACATGCACCATACCTCTGTCGTAAGTAAGGAGTACGACAGAGACGCCGGGGagatg CGGAGACTATTTGACCGTTGTGTCGATATGGACCTCGACGAATCGACGACTGCAAACTACCCCATTGTTCACGACACTAACACCCCAAGGCAGAAACGAagaagtgtcgactgcgccgtctaCATCATACGGTTTATCGAACAGCTGCTCGACGGTGAAAAGCTACGAGTACCGCAAGCGGACGTCCCTTACTTGCGTTTAAAGTATGTTACCGGCATACTAAAGGAAGGGAGCGCAGCCGGCATCACTGATAAAGGGGATTCGCCAACTTGGGCGAAAAAAGATTGA